TGCCCGCCTCCAGCCTGTTTTGAGGTGCTATAATGAAAACGGATGAAAACCATAAAATTTTTCCTATTTACATGAAAGAAGATGACAAACATGAACGAGGGCCTGCAGGAGCGCCTTGAAAAGTTCGGATTATCCCTATATATGATACGGATTACGCTCGCCGCTTCGCTCTCGTGGCTGGCCGTGCACATCATCTACGGAGACCATTACCTCTACTTCGCGCCGCTGGCGGCGATTCTGATTACCCAGAGCAGTGTCAAGGCCTCCCTGGAGAAAGGTGTCTACCGCATGACCGGCGTGGTCCTTGGCGGCATCGTCAGCCTGATCGTGGGCAAGTTCTTCGATGTGGGCGCACTGTCGATCCTGCTGATGCTGCTGATCGGTATCGGTGTAGCCACCGCCTGCCGGATCAATATCCAGGCTGTCTCGCAGGTCGGCGTCACTTCAGTCCTTGCACTCACCTTCTATCATGACCAATATATCGTCTGGAGAGTCGCCGAGACGCTGATCGGCGTGCTGATTGCCTTGATTATCAATATGATTATCGTGCCGCCCAAGAGCTTCGTCAAGGTGAAGGACCTGGCGCTGAAGGGCAGCCTGACGTTATCCGATGCCTTGACCGGACTCGCCGCAAGCGGGCGGGATGCCGCACAGGCCAAGAAGGCCCTTGAAGCTTCGGGCGAGCTGCTGAAGAAGAGCGAACGGCTACAGAAGGAGATCCATTATACTTTATCTCATTACCAGTGCCGCAAGGACATCGGTAAGCTGTCACAATCAACCTCGCATCTGATCAAGGTTCATGCCTATGTCAAAGGCATTGCCGAAGAGATCGCCCTGCTGCCGGCCCATTATGCCGCAGCCGACTGGATGCTGGAGGTCCTGAGCGCAACCTCAGACTGCATCGCCCTGTACGGCACCCGGACATTGTCAGATGCTGAAACCGGCGGACGTTCACTCCCTGAGAGCCTGAGACGGGCCCGCGATCTGCAGCTGGCCTGGTATGCGGAGCTGCAGGACCAATGCCCGCTGGCCGCCTTCCGCGACCTCGGTGCAGTGTTCTCCCACCTGAACCGGATTCTTGAAGAGATTGAACGGGCAGATTACGCGGCACTCTCGGCCGCACCGCAGCCCGTCAAGGCCCATCCTGCACGGGCTATACAATTCATACAAAAGGGACTCTTCCACAAGCTTTAAGCCTGGAAGCGTCCCTTTTTTCTGCCTTATGCTATTTTACCCCATTCACAATCAGGCAGGCACATATCTCCAGCCCCCGTAACCCGTAATGTTCTCCGCTCCGGCTTCTGCCCCGGCATAGCCTTCACAGATGAAGCCGGTTACCTCCCGGCCGTCCGCCAGCAGCACCCGCCCCAGGCCCAGCGGGGCCGGAATAAGCTGCGCGAACGATCCCAGCGATTCCACCGGCATCCGCCACAGCTCCAGCTCCACCGCGCCGCCTCCTTGCGCCTGCCTCAGCAGACCCGGCTTGGCCGGCTTCGTGGGAAGCTTGACCAGTTCGTAGCAGGCGGCGGTCTGCGCCGTCTGCCAGAACCGGGCGCCATGCGCCAGCATCTGCGGCTCCAACGGGAAGCCGCGCATATGCAGCCCGCAGACGGCCAGCGTCATCATGCCGGCCTCCTCGTCCGGTGCCAGGCGCTCCACCAGAAGCTGCGCCCCGGCTCCGGCCAGCAGATGCTCGCTGTCGGCCAGCGCGAACAGAGTAAGGCCGAACGGCAGATCCTCGGCAGCATCCCCGGCCGGAACTGCCAGCGCAGACAGATCGAGCAGGTTGCAATGATTCGTATAGCGCCCCATCGCCGAGTTGGCTCCTGCCGGATCAGCAGCAACCTGCTCCCGGGTCCAGGTCCCACCGCAGGTCGGGAGCACCAGCACCGCCTCGCGCAGCAGCAGCTCCGCTGCCCGCTTGTAGCCCTGCAGCCGGTGCATCGCCCCGAACAGGCTCGCAGCGGTATGCTGCTCCGCCGCCCCGGACGACAGGATAGACGCCGTCACTGGCAGCACAGCTTCGCGGTGGCTCTCCACGAACGCGCCCAGCCCGGCCCAGCGTTCTGCAACCCACGGCCCTTCGTACAGAATGGCTGCCGCTTCGTAGAACAGCGTGCAGTCCACCCGTTCCACCGGCAGGCCCATCGCCTGGACTGCCGCTTCTGCCCGCTCCCAGGCCTGGCGGTATTCGTCCGCATGGGGGCCATAGAACCCAGGCGGGTCCGCCGGAAGCAGCAGCTTCGCGGGGAGTGCGGCGGACCGCCGCTTCACGGCACGCGACCAGGGATCAGCCGCGTCGAAGCCCCGGGCCACGCGGTCCACCGCGAGGGCCCCGTCCAGATTGTGTGCAAATACGGTCACACAATCCAGGCTGGCACAGGCCGGTACAACGCCGCGTACCGGCCAGGCGCCCAGGCTGGGCTTGTAGCCGACCAGCCCGTTCAGTGCGGCAGGCACGCGGCCCGAGCCTGCTGTATCGGTGCCCAGGCTGAATACGGCCTGGCCCCGGGCCACAGCTACAGCGGAGCCGGCACTGGAGCCGCCGCTGATGTATTCGGGACGCAGGGCATTATGCGTCTCGCCGTACGGGCTGCGCACACCGACCAGGCCGGTGGCGAACTGGTCGAGGTTGGTTTTGCCGACCGGGATGGCCCCTGCCGCAACAAGCCTCGCTACAACGGCAGCATCCGCCTCCGGCTGATAAGCATATTCAGGACAGGCCGCCGTTGTCGGCAGCCCCTGCACATCGATATTGTCCTTAACCGCGAACGGGAGGCCCCATAACGGATAGCGCTCCAGATCCATCCCGCCAAGCGCCTCAAGGTAAGGACGGATATGCGCCTCTGCCGGTGGTTCAATCCAGATATTCATCGCCTGGTCGCGCTCCGCACGGCGGATGATCTCATGGATGACCTCCTCCGGGCTTAACATACCGCTTGCATATTGCCCATGCAGCCACTCAGCGGTCAGCTTGGCGGGAAATGTATTGTTAACCGTCATAATACTCAGCTCCTTCTCTGGGAATCCGAACGTCTGCTGCGGCCCTGACCCATCTCAAACAGCTTGAGCGCCAGCTGCAGCTCCAGCATATCGTTCCCGTCATCCTGGTTCAGCCCGAGCAGCTCGCAGGCCCGGTCAATCCGGTAGGTGACGGTATTATAATGCGTGAACAGCTCGCCGGAAGTCCGCTTGATGTTGCGGTTGCACTTGAAATAGAGCTGGAGGGTATGCAGCAGCGAGGCATTATGCCTGCTGTCATACTCCAGCAGCGGAACCACGTACTGGTCCCTGTACGCATTGATCTCCTCCAGCTCAGGCAGATGATACAGCAGCCGGAACACCCCCAGCTTGCGGTAGTCCACATAGGTTCCGCTGTAGCCGCTGATCTCGCGGATACGGGCGATCTTGCGGGCCGACTCGTAGCTGAAGCGCACCTGGTCGGGACCTTCCGCGAGGTCGCCGATGCAGAAGGCGCACTCCCCCTTGGGGAATGCCCGGTTCAGCTCGGCAAGCAGGAGCGCCAGCGTCTCCTCCGGCGGCAGCTCCGGCTCCCCGGGCACCGTCAGGACCAGCTCCCCCTCCATGATGGTGATCTTCATCTGCTGAAGATCCCCCCTGGCCCGCACCCGTCTCACCACCTGTTGGAGCTGCTTCAGCTCCGGCTTCGCATCCAGCCAGCCTACGGCTACAGCGCGCAGCGGCCTCTCCGGAAGCGGACAGCCGCAGGCCTCGCCCCGCAGCTTGAGGTCTCCGGGAGCGGTAATCCGCCCGCTGATCCAGTCCTGCAGGAACTGGTCCACGTACTTCAATTCTACCTCCCGGCGTGCACCGGCATTGATCAGCTCCAGCCCGACCAGCACACCTACCCGGTCAATGGTCAGCTGGTCGACTACCGACAGCTCGCTGTTCCATTCAAGCAGCACCAGCAGGCACTGGTCCGGCCCCTTGTCATTGACGGCCGAGACATAGGCACGGATGCGCCGCTCCCCGACCGTCAGGAAGGTGATGCCGAGACTGCCCTCCTGGCGCAGCTGCATCCAGGCCGGAAGCTGCTCCTCCAGCTCCAGTGCCTCCGCCTGCGGAGAACAGAAGACCTGGTCGGTCTCATCCAGCAGCACAACCGGATTATGCAGCATCCCGTCCAGCGTCTGCAGGAAATCCTCGATGCCGTCGCCGTGGAGAAGCTGTCTGGACAGCTTTTGGAAGCGGCTCTGTAACTGCGACAGCTCCCGGGCCTCCTGGACCAGCACCCGCTCCATGATGTCGCGCACGACATCCGAGAAGGAGGTCGCAGCCGGCAGCTCGAACACCGGAAAGTCCAGC
This region of Paenibacillus sp. FSL K6-1096 genomic DNA includes:
- a CDS encoding FUSC family protein, which encodes MNEGLQERLEKFGLSLYMIRITLAASLSWLAVHIIYGDHYLYFAPLAAILITQSSVKASLEKGVYRMTGVVLGGIVSLIVGKFFDVGALSILLMLLIGIGVATACRINIQAVSQVGVTSVLALTFYHDQYIVWRVAETLIGVLIALIINMIIVPPKSFVKVKDLALKGSLTLSDALTGLAASGRDAAQAKKALEASGELLKKSERLQKEIHYTLSHYQCRKDIGKLSQSTSHLIKVHAYVKGIAEEIALLPAHYAAADWMLEVLSATSDCIALYGTRTLSDAETGGRSLPESLRRARDLQLAWYAELQDQCPLAAFRDLGAVFSHLNRILEEIERADYAALSAAPQPVKAHPARAIQFIQKGLFHKL
- the atzF gene encoding allophanate hydrolase; the protein is MTVNNTFPAKLTAEWLHGQYASGMLSPEEVIHEIIRRAERDQAMNIWIEPPAEAHIRPYLEALGGMDLERYPLWGLPFAVKDNIDVQGLPTTAACPEYAYQPEADAAVVARLVAAGAIPVGKTNLDQFATGLVGVRSPYGETHNALRPEYISGGSSAGSAVAVARGQAVFSLGTDTAGSGRVPAALNGLVGYKPSLGAWPVRGVVPACASLDCVTVFAHNLDGALAVDRVARGFDAADPWSRAVKRRSAALPAKLLLPADPPGFYGPHADEYRQAWERAEAAVQAMGLPVERVDCTLFYEAAAILYEGPWVAERWAGLGAFVESHREAVLPVTASILSSGAAEQHTAASLFGAMHRLQGYKRAAELLLREAVLVLPTCGGTWTREQVAADPAGANSAMGRYTNHCNLLDLSALAVPAGDAAEDLPFGLTLFALADSEHLLAGAGAQLLVERLAPDEEAGMMTLAVCGLHMRGFPLEPQMLAHGARFWQTAQTAACYELVKLPTKPAKPGLLRQAQGGGAVELELWRMPVESLGSFAQLIPAPLGLGRVLLADGREVTGFICEGYAGAEAGAENITGYGGWRYVPA
- a CDS encoding PucR family transcriptional regulator ligand-binding domain-containing protein, producing MGTQVINGLTCSDLLLIPDLKEAVVLAGAGGLGRYINRVNVMEVPDVIDWVRPGEFLITSGFPFQGQPDLLTAIIPQLNQKGVSALGIKTKRYIDQVPARALELADQLDFPVFELPAATSFSDVVRDIMERVLVQEARELSQLQSRFQKLSRQLLHGDGIEDFLQTLDGMLHNPVVLLDETDQVFCSPQAEALELEEQLPAWMQLRQEGSLGITFLTVGERRIRAYVSAVNDKGPDQCLLVLLEWNSELSVVDQLTIDRVGVLVGLELINAGARREVELKYVDQFLQDWISGRITAPGDLKLRGEACGCPLPERPLRAVAVGWLDAKPELKQLQQVVRRVRARGDLQQMKITIMEGELVLTVPGEPELPPEETLALLLAELNRAFPKGECAFCIGDLAEGPDQVRFSYESARKIARIREISGYSGTYVDYRKLGVFRLLYHLPELEEINAYRDQYVVPLLEYDSRHNASLLHTLQLYFKCNRNIKRTSGELFTHYNTVTYRIDRACELLGLNQDDGNDMLELQLALKLFEMGQGRSRRSDSQRRS